From Kitasatospora sp. MAP12-44:
CCGGCGCGCTCCAGGATCTCGGCACAGGCGTACTCGCTGAACAATCGCGGCCAGGACGCCACGTCGTTCGTCATCGACCACACCAGCTCCATCGGAGCGTCGATGACGATGGCGTTGTCGGTGTGCCCGGCCATCAGCAGGCCACCTCGGTGAGAAGGGAGTTGACGTACTCGACGACCTGACCCGGGGTCTCCTTCTGCTCCACCTCGCCGTCCGGGATCGCGATACCGTACTCGCGCTCGATCCGGCTGGTGAGTTCGAGCAGGGCCAGGGAGTCGT
This genomic window contains:
- a CDS encoding acyl carrier protein, which gives rise to MNRFSVDDLLRILRAGAGTDTRIEVAVEQLTDTPFAELGYDSLALLELTSRIEREYGIAIPDGEVEQKETPGQVVEYVNSLLTEVAC